GCGCGGCCACATCATTGCGCGTGGCGACGTCCTCGGTGGCACGCACAGGCTCCGCCACCTTCGAGGCCCACAGCGCCGGAGCCGCCCCCTCGATACGCGGGAACGGACTGGTGTTGGGGTGCACGGCCTTGTTCTTCGACAGCTGGCGCACCAGCACGTCCTGCAGGCCGATACCGCCACCCTCGCGGGACATGCTCACCGCCAGTTGCTGGTCGTACATGTCGCGGTACTGCTTGACCGTGTCGCTGTTCATCGGGTCGTCTTCGGAGGCCATCACATCGGTGGCCTTGCGCGACGCCTTGAGCATCTCGCTGACGAACAGCGACTCGAACTCCTTGGCCACCTTGCGCACGTTGGCGTCGCTGTCGCGATCACCGTACTTGAGCGAGCTCAGGCGGCTGAGGTCGGTGTAGGCGCCGCTGTCGGCGGGCGAGGACACCAGGCTCTTCGAATTCATCCGTGGCGTCCTCAGATCACGATCAGGTCGGCTTGCAACGCGCCGGCCTGCTTCAGGGCTTCAAGGATCGCCATCAGGTCGCTCGGCGCCGCGCCGACCTGGTTCACCGCACGCACGATCTCATCCAGCGTGGTGCCCGGGCCGAACTTGAACATCGGCTTGGCCTCCTGCTGGGCGTTGACCCGCGAGCGTGGCACCACGGCGGTCTGGCCATTGGAGAACGGCCCCGGCTGGCTGACGATCGGGTCTTCGGTGATGGTCACGGTCAGGCTGCCGTGGGTGACCGCCGCCGGCGACACCTTGACGTTCTGGCCAATGACGATGGTGCCGGTACGCGAGTTGATGATGACCTTGGCCACCGCCTGGCCCGGGTCGATCTCCAGGTTCTCGAGGATCGACAGGTAGTCGACGCGCTGGCTCGGGTCCATCGGCGCGGTGACGCGAACCGAGCCACCATCGACGGCCTGGGCCACGCCAGGGCCGAGCAGCTCGTTGACCTTGTCGACGATGCGCTTGGCGGTGGTGAAGTCCGGGCGATTGAGGTTGAGGGTGAGGCTGTTGCCCTGGTTGAAACCGCTCGGTACCGCACGCTCGACGGAAGCACCGCCCGGGATGCGGCCGGCCGACGGAACGTTGACGGTGATCTTCGAGCCGTCACGGCCCTCGGCATCGAAGCCGCCGACCACCAAGTTGCCCTGGGCGATCGCATAGACGTTGCCGTCGATACCCTTGAGCGGGGTCATCAACAGGCTGCCGCCGCGCAGGCTCTTGGAGTTGCCGATCGACGACACGGTGATGTCGACCACCTGGCCAGGCTTGGCGAACGGTGGCAGGTCGGCATGCACCGACACCGCGGCGACGTTCTTCAACTGCACGTTGCCCGACCCTGGCGGCACCTTGATGCCGAACTGCGACAGCATGTTGTTGAAGGTCTGCAGGGTGAACGGCGTCTGGGTGGTCTGGTCACCCGTGCCGTTGAGCCCCACCACCAGGCCGTAGCCGATCAGCTGGTTGGCGCGCACGCCGGAAATGCTGGCGATATCCTTCAAGCGCTCGGCGTGGGCACCGAACGCGCAGGACATCAGGAGTGTCGCGGCAATCAACCGCCTAGCGTTGAACATGGTCATCCGTACTCAGAAGGGCCAGAGCGGGCTGATGAAGAAACGGTCCAGCCAACCGGGCTGGCTGGCATCGGCGAACGAGCCGGTGCCCGAATAGGTGATGCGCGCGTCGGCCACACGGGTGGACGGCACGGTGTTGTCGGTGGCGATATCGTCGGCGCGGACCAGGCCGGCGATGCGCACCAGCTCCTCGCCGGTGTTCAGGGTCATCCACTTCTCGCCACGCACGGCGATGATGCCGTTGGGCAGCACTTCGGCCACGGTGACGGTGATCGAACCGGTCAGGGTATTGCCCTGGGTGGCCTTGCTGTCGCCCTTGGTGGTGCGGTCGCCGCTGTAGCCGGCCTCCAGCGACAGGTCGCCGCCGCCGAACGGGTTGTTGGTGTTTGGGCTGCTGCCGAACAGCGAGGTCAAGCCGATGTCGGCCTTGCTGTTCTTCTGGATCTGCGAGCCGGCATTCTTGCTGGCCGAGGTCCGCTCGTTGAGGGTGATGGTGATGATGTCACCGACCCGAAACGCCTTGCGGTCCGTGTACAGGCTCTGCTCGAAACCGGCCTGGTAGATCGAGCCGTTGTTGGCCGCTGCCGGCAACGGGGTGCGCGGCAGGACCGGCGCGTAGTACGGGTCGTTGGGCTTGGGCGTCGGCGCGACGCAACCGGCCAGCAACACCGCCCCCCCAAGGGCGAAAACGGACAACAGATGTTTCATGACGCTTACCTCACGGTGGAACAGGCGCTGCGACAGCGAGCGGATGGTCAGTGGCCCGCGCCAGGCGGGCCACCCGGGCTTACAGCTGCTGGGTGACGAACGACAGCATCTTGTCGGCGGCGGAGATGACCTTGGAGTTCATCTCGTAGGCACGCTGGGTGGTGATCATGTTCACCAGTTCTTCCACGGTGCTGACGTTGGAGTTTTCCAGGGTCTTCTGCAGAGAAGTACCGAAACCATTCAGGCCCGGGGTGCCGATCTGCGGCGCGCCACTGGCGGCAGTTTCGAGGAACAGGTTGTTGCCGATGGCCTGCAGGCCGGCCGGGTTGATGAAGTCGGCGGTCTGCAGGTTGCCGATGACCTGGGCGGCCGGGTTGCCGGCCGTGGTGATCGACACGGTGCCGTCCTGGCCGACGGTGAAAGTCTGCGCCTCTGGCGGCACGACAATGGCCGGCTCCAGGGCGAAGCCGTCGGCGTTGACGATCTGGCCATCGGAGTTCAGGTGGAAGGTACCGTCACGGGTGTACGAGACAGTGCCGTCCGGCTGCAGGATCTGGAAGAAGCCACGGCCGTTGATCGCCATGTCCAGCGGGTTCTCGGTGTTCTGCAGGCCGCCGGTCTGGAAGTTCTTCTGGGTGCCGACCACACGCACACCGGTACCGACCTGCAGGCCCGAAGGCAGCTCGCTGTCCTGGGTGGACTGCGCGCCCGGCTGGCGCTTGATCTGGTACAGCAGGTCCTGGAACTCGGCGCGATCACGCTTGAAGCCGGTGGTCGAGACGTTGGCCAGGTTGTTCGAGATGACCGTCAGGTTGGTGTCCTGGGCGGACAGGCCGGTCTTAGCAACCCAAAGAGCTGGAAGCATTTAGTGTTCTCCTCGTGCGCCTGTTTTACGGCACCCGTTCAAATGTGATTAGCCGATTTGCAAAACCCGAGCCATGGCTTGATCGCCTTCCTCGGCCGCTTTCATCATCTTGACGTGCAACTCGAACTGGCGGGACAGTGCCAGCACCGAAGTCATTTCTTCCACGGCGTTGACGTTACTGCCTTCCAGGAAGCCCGACACCACGCGCACATTGACATCGGCGTCGGCCGGCTGGCCGTTCTTGGTGTGGATCAGCCCGTCCGGCCCCTTGGTCATGTTCTTGATGTCCGGGTTGACCAGCTTGATGCGGTCGACCTCGGCCATCACCCGTGGGTCCTCGCCCATGGCGCGGATGCTGATGGTGCCGTCATCGCCGACCTCGACCTTCTGCTGCGGCGGAATCGCGATCGGGCCACCGTTGCCCATGACCGCCATGCCGTTGCCGGCGCGCAGCACGCCCAGGGCGTCAATGTTCAGGCTGCCGGTGCGCACATAGGCTTCGCTGCCATCCGGGGCCTGCACGGCCATGAAGCCATCGCCGCTGACCGCCACATCCAGCTCACGGCCGGTCTCGACCAGGGGGCCTGCGCGGAAATCGGTGGCCGGGCGCTCGCTCATGGCAAACGCACGCGCCGGAAAGCTGTCGCCGAATACCGGCATCGAACGCGCCTGCTCGAGGTCGCGCTGGAAACCGTTGGTGGAAACGTTCGCCAGGTTGTTGGCGTGGGCCTTCTGCGCCAGCGCGTTCTGGCTGGCGCCGGTCATGGCCACGTAAAGCATCTTGTCCACAGTCATCCTCCGCTGCACGGGCGGTCGATTGCCGCTCGCCGTGGCTTTGCGGTGCTTGGAGCAAGTTTCGCGCCAAGTGCTGCAGAAATGGCAAAGGCCCCGTGTTTTCGGGGCCTTTGCTGAAACAGCCGCCGCGCGAGAGACAAAATCTCGGCGGCGGACTGCCGACAACGGCAAGGGCTGGCCGCCCCGCCGTCATCGATCGTCACTTCGCTGTCAGGTGATGGTGAAGATAACTCCGCCGTGCGCCTGCCGACCCAAACGATCGCGCCGGCTCGCAAGCTCCGCGGCATCACGCATGCCCTGGCGAGCACCGCGATCGGCAATCAAGTCAGCAGCACCATCAGCACAATCACACCCAGCGCCAGCGATACCAGCCTGGGCAGGCTGCGGCCGGGATGACCCCGCCGTAGACTTCGAGCACCAACAGGGGGCCGACCAGCACCAACAGATGGATCACACCCGAGAACAGGGTCGCCCCGCATCAAGCCCTCTTTCAGGACTACAGACCGCCGCTCCGGCAGCACGCACGCGCCAGCACCCTTACAGCTTTTCAAGAGCTCCACCCCTGAAAGAGAGACGTTGCGAGACACGCAAACGAATAGGAATGTCGCGGACCATACCCGAAGAAAATGCCGCAATCGATGGCCTCAAGCCATCAATTTTTGCCGTGCGTCAAAGCTCTCGGCAGGCGGCATTGTTGAAGGGGCCGGCAAAGCGCTTCCAGCCATCGCCCGGCGCCCATTGCGAGCAGACCAGGCGCCCATCGGCCTGGCTTTCCCAACGCCACCAGGGCGCCATGGCGGCCTGGGCCTGGAGCAGGCAGAACGCCGCGGCGGCAGCGACGATCAGTGTTTTCATGAGCCAACCCTCGAAGACGACGAACCCCTTCGCGAGAAAGGGGTTCGTGTGGTTACGCGTAGTGCGGCGACCTGCCAGCGACCATCAGGTCATCTGGATGATGGTCTGCATGATGGTGCTTTCGGTGGAGATGGTCTTGGCGTTGGCCTGGTAGTTGCTCTGCGCCTTGATCAGCTCGACCAGCTCCTGGGTCAGGTTGACGTTGGACGCTTCCAGCGAGTTGGACTCGACGCTGCCCAGGGTGCCGGTCTTCGGCGCATCGATGCCCGGGATGCCCGAGGCGAACGACTCTTTCCAGCGGGTGCCGCCGATCTGCTGCAGGCCCTGCGGGTTGGCGAAGCTGGCGATGGCGACCTGGCCGATGGCGCGGGACTGCTGGTTGCTGAAGCTGGCGAACATCACGCCGGTGGAGTCGATCGACAGGTTCGACAGGATACCGGTGGCGTAGCCGTCCTGAGACTGCGACATACGCGCTGTCGCGGTGTTGTAGGAGGTGGTGCTGTTCATCGACAGACGCATGCCGTCGGCATTGCCGACCGCGCCATTCGACGCCCAGTTGCCGGCGGCGTCCTTGGCGGCAGGTACCCAGCCTTTCATGCTGAAGATGTTGTTGGTGACGCTCCATTCGAACTGGCCAGCCGGCGTGGTCGGCACGCCCGTGGCGGCGGTCGACATGTTCTTCACGCTGCCATCGGGGTTGAAGTTGATGGTGCCGGTCAGCGGAGTGGTACCCGCCGGGGCGGCAGCACCTGGCGTGAATGGGTTGCGCCCATCGACCAGGGTATACATGGTCCACTCGTTGGTGCCGGTCTTGCGGTAGAACTGCTCCATGACATGCTCGTTACCCTGGCTGTCGTACACCTTGGTCGGGAACGAGTCGGAGTAGGTAGTCCGGTCAGTCGGATCGAACGGCTTGTTCGGCACCATCGCCGGTGGCGTCGCGGTGGCGTCCCATACCTGCAGCGGGATATCGAGGGCCGACGAGTTCAGGTTGATACCCTGATCGATCAGGGTGGTGGACTTGGGCGCCAGCGCCGAGGTGTCGATCTTCAGGTCGGTCAGCACGCCCTTCTGGATCTTGCCGTTGGCATCGGCGGCATAGCCTTGCAGGCGCAAGCCGTCGGAGGTGACGACAAAGTTGTCCTTGTTGGTCTGGAACGCACCGGCACGGGAGTAGCTCAGCGAGCCGTTGTCGGACAGGACGAAGAAGCCCTG
This genomic stretch from Pseudomonas entomophila L48 harbors:
- a CDS encoding flagellar basal body P-ring protein FlgI is translated as MFNARRLIAATLLMSCAFGAHAERLKDIASISGVRANQLIGYGLVVGLNGTGDQTTQTPFTLQTFNNMLSQFGIKVPPGSGNVQLKNVAAVSVHADLPPFAKPGQVVDITVSSIGNSKSLRGGSLLMTPLKGIDGNVYAIAQGNLVVGGFDAEGRDGSKITVNVPSAGRIPGGASVERAVPSGFNQGNSLTLNLNRPDFTTAKRIVDKVNELLGPGVAQAVDGGSVRVTAPMDPSQRVDYLSILENLEIDPGQAVAKVIINSRTGTIVIGQNVKVSPAAVTHGSLTVTITEDPIVSQPGPFSNGQTAVVPRSRVNAQQEAKPMFKFGPGTTLDEIVRAVNQVGAAPSDLMAILEALKQAGALQADLIVI
- the flgH gene encoding flagellar basal body L-ring protein FlgH, producing the protein MKHLLSVFALGGAVLLAGCVAPTPKPNDPYYAPVLPRTPLPAAANNGSIYQAGFEQSLYTDRKAFRVGDIITITLNERTSASKNAGSQIQKNSKADIGLTSLFGSSPNTNNPFGGGDLSLEAGYSGDRTTKGDSKATQGNTLTGSITVTVAEVLPNGIIAVRGEKWMTLNTGEELVRIAGLVRADDIATDNTVPSTRVADARITYSGTGSFADASQPGWLDRFFISPLWPF
- the flgG gene encoding flagellar basal-body rod protein FlgG, with product MLPALWVAKTGLSAQDTNLTVISNNLANVSTTGFKRDRAEFQDLLYQIKRQPGAQSTQDSELPSGLQVGTGVRVVGTQKNFQTGGLQNTENPLDMAINGRGFFQILQPDGTVSYTRDGTFHLNSDGQIVNADGFALEPAIVVPPEAQTFTVGQDGTVSITTAGNPAAQVIGNLQTADFINPAGLQAIGNNLFLETAASGAPQIGTPGLNGFGTSLQKTLENSNVSTVEELVNMITTQRAYEMNSKVISAADKMLSFVTQQL
- the flgF gene encoding flagellar basal-body rod protein FlgF, with product MDKMLYVAMTGASQNALAQKAHANNLANVSTNGFQRDLEQARSMPVFGDSFPARAFAMSERPATDFRAGPLVETGRELDVAVSGDGFMAVQAPDGSEAYVRTGSLNIDALGVLRAGNGMAVMGNGGPIAIPPQQKVEVGDDGTISIRAMGEDPRVMAEVDRIKLVNPDIKNMTKGPDGLIHTKNGQPADADVNVRVVSGFLEGSNVNAVEEMTSVLALSRQFELHVKMMKAAEEGDQAMARVLQIG
- the flgE gene encoding flagellar hook protein FlgE, coding for MSFNIGLSGLYAANKQLDVTGNNIANVNTNGFKSSRAEFADVYAGANRLGVGKNQVGNGVRLANVSQQFGQGDVNNTGNVLDMGIQGQGFFVLSDNGSLSYSRAGAFQTNKDNFVVTSDGLRLQGYAADANGKIQKGVLTDLKIDTSALAPKSTTLIDQGINLNSSALDIPLQVWDATATPPAMVPNKPFDPTDRTTYSDSFPTKVYDSQGNEHVMEQFYRKTGTNEWTMYTLVDGRNPFTPGAAAPAGTTPLTGTINFNPDGSVKNMSTAATGVPTTPAGQFEWSVTNNIFSMKGWVPAAKDAAGNWASNGAVGNADGMRLSMNSTTSYNTATARMSQSQDGYATGILSNLSIDSTGVMFASFSNQQSRAIGQVAIASFANPQGLQQIGGTRWKESFASGIPGIDAPKTGTLGSVESNSLEASNVNLTQELVELIKAQSNYQANAKTISTESTIMQTIIQMT